The following nucleotide sequence is from Capra hircus breed San Clemente unplaced genomic scaffold, ASM170441v1, whole genome shotgun sequence.
gacagaatcctgggcttcccaatggctcaagtggtaaagaatctgcctccaatgcaggaggcacaggagatgctgttcaatccctgggttaggaagatcccctggaggaggaaatggctacccactgcagtattcttgcctggaaaatcccgtagacagatcctggcaggctacagtccttgaggtcacaaaaagtcaaacgtGGCTgagacacacatgcacgcatTCAGGGGACGCAGCTGTGGATTATCCTATATATCTAATTCAATTCCGGGTTAGCTGCTTGCAGTGATCTCATGGTAAGAATCTATACACTAGTGCTGTCATTATTTTGACAAGAATCTTCCTGATTCCATAATGGAAAATCTCTGATTTTCTGAACTGTGAGTTCTGAATTCTGATGTACTTCTATTATTAACTGTTTGAAATTAAAACTGGACCTTAGTGTACCTTATATAAAATGAGTGATCTAAGTTAGATAATCTCCAAGTCTGAAATATGTTAAATATCATATGAGTTCATTGCTCTATAATGACTTGCCTTCTacccctccttctccctccctcactttctccctctcttctttttggggtgggggaagggtagAGATTTTCCATTAGGAATTTCCTTTGAGTTTTTGAATAGAGTTCTAAGCAGTTACCTTGGGAAAAAGTACATATGCTCTGTGTCAACCAGGAATGTGTACTGAACTACAAATAACAGAACACCCATGTCagtgacataaaaaaaaaaatgtgggtttATTTTGCTTCCATTACAAGAAGTTTCAAAGTAAAGGATTGCTGGCCTTGTGTGACGGCTAATTTTATGTCAACTTAATTGGGATAAGGGATGGCCTGGATCGGCTGGCAAAACATTATTTTTGGGTGAGTCTGTGAGGATATTTCTGGGAGAGATTAGGATTTGAATTGGTAGTCTGAGTAGAGAAGATCACCTCTACCTATGCCTTATCCAGTCTGTTGAGGGCCTGCATAGATCAAAAAAGTGGTGGAGAGAGTAACTCTCTCTACCTGCAGGAGCTGAAACATCAGTCTTCTGTTCTCGGACACATCAGCACGCCTCGTTCTCAGGCCTTCGGACTCAAGACTGAATTATTCCACCAGCTTTCCTGATTCTGCAAGCTTGCAGActgtgggacttctcagcctccataatcacatgagccaattcctaGAATAAATCTCCTCAtctgagcttccctagtggctcagatggtaaagaatctgcctgcaatgcaggagactcaggtttgattcctgggttgggaagatcccctggagaagggaatggctacccactctggtattcttgcctggagaatcccttggacagtgaagcctggtgggctatcgtccatggacttgcaaagagtcggacacgactgagagactaacacttccactttctttcataTCTATAGagatcctattggttctgttacTCTGGAGAGCCCTGACTAATAAATAGCTAGCATTGGTTCAGGGGCTTGACcacatccaggccagcatttctgaAACTGTGGCTTCTCCCTCATGCTTGTCACCTCTTGTAAAATGCCTGAAATAAGAGGGAACCTTGGGCAGCTATTCCCTTTCATCAGGAAGACAATATTTTTTCCAGAAccatctcctctctcttctcatcAGCATTTGTCCACTTACATTTCAATGTCCAAAAAGTAACATGAGATCAGCTCAGAATCAAtatcaaacacttaaaaaaaaagcaaacaaatgaaaggagaaaaacagagagagtcTGTCAGAGATGTGTGAACTTAACTTTTGCATACAACTTAGGGAATTtatgtagaaggcaatggcaccccactccagtactcttgtctggaaaatctcatgaatggaggagcctggtgggctgcagtccatggggttgctaagagttggatatgactgagcaacttcactttcatgctttggagaaggaaatggcaacccactccagtgttctttcctggagaatcccagggacaggggaacctggtgggctgccgtctgtggggtcgcacagagtcggacacgactgaagcaacttagcagcagcagcagtagggaaTTTAAAAATCTTCTGAAGCCCATTGTAGTAACTAGCTTCAGAATCCCTGATTTGAAAAGTGGGTCACAccatctctgaacctcagttttcagaTCTTCACACCTCAAAGAAAAACTGGTGAGATTTCTAGCAAACCAGTCTGAAGCAGCAACATGTTTAAAGGCCAGAGAATCAAATAAGATATGTATTATGAAAATGTTTCACAAGCTGTAAAGTTCTGCTTCATATGAAAGCATAGTTCTAGTGAGAGAATTTTGTTATCTGAAGATCATACACCTTGATTTCTACTtgtatcttgtgtgtgtgtgtgagtgtataaataaaataataaaataaaagtaaggcAAAGGGGAAAGCACAAGCAAaccagtgccaggaaaacagaaaatattttattagtttccaGATTGAGAAAGGATGCATTTATTTCAATAGATATCTATGACTCTCCTCAAGGAGCCCACTTTGGCATTCACGGCCCCCCAGTCATGGTGGCGCCTGTATTCCCCTGGCCTCAGCAGATACTGCCGCCCCCGGTAGTTGGGCAACTCATAGAGGATCCAGGAGCCCTCCAGCACATTGAGAGAGTGAATCTCATTGAAGTGGAAACGGTCTTGAAGAGAGGAGCAGTCCTCAGTGATCTCTATCATCTGGCCTCTGTAATCTTCCCTCTCGTAAAGTCTGAGCCTGTGCGAGCCAGCCTGGCCCATTCAGAGgtggaaagaggagaaaagcaaaccaTGAAATGATTCCAATACATTCATGCCATTCAGTTTGGTGAGGCTCAAGCCATTTTCAAATATAAGGTAAAAATGAATTCTGAATCTTTATATACTCCTCACTTTCAAAGGTGAAAATTCAGTACCTTTTCAAGATCATAAAGTGTGACTAAAAATTAAGAAGGAACTCTTGTACTTCAATATATTCATATACTTCCCGGGACACACAGTTAACTATGCTCAGGACACTGTACCATAGAGAAACCAAACCTGTAACAGCTTATTACTATTTTTGCcattttggaagatttttttttagttttccagGCATGTGTGTTTGAACAGGAAAATCAGTTTATGAAATGAATGACTCTACATTGAGTTTAAAATAAATCTTGGAAAAATCACCAAGGACTTAGATGCTTCTGAAGTCTCTCAGTTAAATGCTTGATTTTCAGTTAATAATTTACGAAtgaggaaaaatgagaaagaaaaatcagtcaGCCCAAGGACTAACTTTTCAAAAATCTTAGTGTTTTGACACACATGTGAATTCTGTGTAGCCCACATGTAAAATCTGTGTGTCACTCTCCCTTGACAAAAAGCACTTTTATTTGTACAGGTAGGAAAAACTGAAACATACAAGTGGGGAGCAAAATGGTGAAAGGGTGTTACAAAAACTAACCTTTGTAAAAGTATCCTTTTCCACTCCTATCTGCTCAGAAAGTAGCacctaattatttttctttgaaatattagtGATATTAGTGGTTTTTCTACAACTCCATTGTAAATAATTCCAGGTCCGGACCTCTATCATACATCCTCAGGGCTGCAAATGCATTCTTACTCAACACATATTTGTTGATTAAATGGTACCTGGGCAACAATTTGCTTTTGTTCCAGGCAAATTATATTGAACTAATATACAACAATATATAGTAGCTTACTTTCCCTCTCAAACTCTCAGTTATTCTGAATGATCACTACTCCAAATGTTGAACCTTTGCCTGAAACTATCCCTTCTGAGTTACAAGGCCGGGATCTGCTACGGAAGTGGACTCACGTGGGGGATGAGGCGGCAGGAGCGGACCGAGTCGCTGAGGCCCATCCACTGCTGGTAGTCGGGGTAGTCGCCCCGCCGCAGGAAGTACTGGGGGCCCAGGTAGTTGGGCTGCTCGTAGATCATCCAGCAGCCGCTGTCCACACGCACCGAATTGCAGCGGCCCAGGTAAGGCTGCAGGTTGGAGTGGTCGCTGCTGCACTCATAGTGGCGGCCCTGGAAGCCCCGGTCCTCGTAGAAGGTGATCtgcaaggaagggaaggagaggctCAGAGGTCTGGTCTCCAGCCAGGCTGCGGGCCCCTCCCGCCGGCGGGGGGCTCACCTTCCCCATGGCTGCTGGACGCGGGGATGGAGTTCAGTGCCGTCGGGCAGACTAGCGGTCTATATAGCGGGAGGGCTGCTGCGTTGGCAGGAACAACACAAAAGGGGCCCCCGGGTGAGGAGGGGATGTTTGTGTTCTCTTTTTACTCTTCGCTGTCAGAGTCCATGGGGCTCATTGTGGGGTTCGGTcccattctctctggagtttctATCACTGGCTGATGCTAAATgagacaatttgaaaaaaaaaaaaaaaagcaatctggGACATTGTTTATTTAATAATAGAAGTAGAACTTCAGCCATTTCATATATATTCCAATCGTGTATTTCTATGAGTTggggaaaaaacaagaaaatgtaaGTGGCCCAACAAAAAAAAGCAGTCTTGATATGGCAAATAGAAATTAAGCTCTAAGAAGTATGTGCCATAATATTGAATGCTAATTGTTAATCAGAAAGAAATGGCCTTTActtcacaaagacagacatatagatcaatggaacaaaatagaaagcccagagataaatccacacacatatggacaccttatctttgacaaaggaggcaagaatatacaatggagtaaagacaatctctttaacaagtggtgctgggaaaactggtcaaccacttgtaaaagaatgaaactagatcactttctaacaccgcacacaaaaataaactcaaaatggattaaagatctaaatgtaagatcagaaactataaaactcctagaggaaaacataggcaaaacactctccgacataaatcacagcaggatcctctatgatccacctcccagaattctggaaataaaagcaaaaataaacaaatgggatctaattaaaattaaaagcttctgtacaacaaaggaaaatataagcaaggtgaaaagacagccttcagaatgggagaaaataatagcaaatgaagcaactgacaaacaactaatctcaaaaatatacaagcaacttctgcagctcaattccagaaaaataaacgacccaatcaaaaaatgggccaaagaactaaatagacatttctccaaagaagacatacggatggctaacaaacacatgaaaagatgctcaacatcactcattattagagaaatgcaaatcaaaaccacagtgaggtaccacttcacaccagtcagaatggctgcaatccaaaaatctgcaagcaataaatgctggagagggtgtggagaaaagggaaccctcctacactgttggtgggaatgcaaactagtacagccactatggagaacagtgtggagattccttaaaaaattgcaaatagaactaccttatgacccagcaatcccacttctgggcatacacaccgaggaaaccagaattgaaagagacacatgtaccccaatgttcatcgcagcactgtttataatagccaggacatggaaacaacctagatgtccatcagcagatgaatggataagaaagctgtggtacatatacacaatggagtattactcagccgttaaaaagaattcatttgaatcagttctgatgagatggatgaaactggagccaattatacagagtgaagtaagccagaaagaaaaacaccaatacagtatactaacacatatatatggaatttaggaagatggcaatgacgaccctgtatgcaagacaggaaaaaagacacagatgtgtataacggacttttggattcagagggagagggagagggtgggatgatttgggagaatgggaattctaacatgtatactgtcatgtaagaattgaatcgccagtccatgtctgacgtagggtgcagcttgcttggggcaggtgcatggggatgacccagagagatgttgtggggagggaggtgggaggggggttcatgtttgggaacgcatgtaagaattaaagattttaaaatttaaaaaaaataaaaaataaaaaataaaaaaataaaaataaaaaaaagaaagtgaaagtgaagtcactcagtcgggtccgactctttaaaaaaaaaaaagaaagaaatggcctTTACTGAATATTGAAAATTTCAAATTAGTCCTTTAAGAAAGCTTCTTCATTAAAAAGTGTAAGAAGTTATAATGTTTTACCAAGAGAGTTCCCCAAATGTCAAACTTTCTGTATggtaaaaaaccaaaaacaacataTACGGGTCTTTAACGTTTGGTCTAATTTTGTTGCCATTGTGCATGGAAGTAGACTGAAGCTTTGGTGTTTCATCTTAGCTGCTTATAATTCAAAAGTGAGAATAGCTTTAAGTGCTtaataacagaaataagaaataaaaggaaattttctatgatacaaatgaagttatttataaaacaaaataaactcacagacttagtaaacttatggttgccagggagggaaaggtggagagaagggatagttagggagtttgggatggacaggtgcacactgctatatttaaaatgggtaaccaacaaggacataaTGCACAGGAATCTCTGCTCcatgttatgtggcaacctggatgggagaggagtgtgggggagaatggatacatgtgtatgtgtggctgagtccctttgctgtccatctgaaactgtcacaatgttgttaattggctatactccaatataaaaaaagttaaataaaataaaagggaaaagtctaaaagttcaaggaaataaaaaaaggtAATGCATTTGAAACACAAAACCAGAttaccccttcagttcagttcagttcggtctctcagtcatgtccaactctttgcggccccatgaaccacagcacgccaagcctccctgtccatcaccaactcccggagttcactcacactcacgtccatcgagtcagtgatgccatccagccatcttatcctctgtcatcccctctcctcctgccccaaatccctcccagcatcagagtcttttccaatgagtcaactcttcacatgaggtggccaaagtaatggagtttcagctttagcatcattccttccaaagaaatcccagggccaatctccttcagaacggactggttggatctccttgcagtccaagggactctcaagagtcttctccaacaccatagttcaaaagcatcagttcttcagcgctcagctttcttcacagtccaactctcacatccatacatgaccactggaaaaaccatagccttgactagatggaccttagtcggcaaagtaacgtctctgcttttgaatatgctgtctaggttggtcataacttttcttccaaggagtaagcatcttttaatttcatgggtgcagtcaccatctgcagtgattttggagccccccaaaaataaagtctgacactgtttccactgttttcccatctattccccatgaagtgatgggaccggatgccacaatcttcattttttgaaatgttgaactttaagccaactttttcattctccactttcactttcatcaagaggctttttagttccccttcactttctgccataacggtggtgtcatctgcatatctgaggttattgatatttctcccagcaatcttgattccagcttgtgtttcttccagcccagcgtttctcatgatgtactctgcatagaagttaaataagcagggtgacaatatacagccttgacgtattccttttcctatttggaaccagtctgttgttccatgtccagttctaactgttgcttcctgacctgcatataggtttctcaagaggcaggtcaggtggtctggtattcccatctctttcagaattttccagtttgatgtgatccacacagtcaaaggctttggcatagtcaataaagcagaaatagatgtttttctggaactctcttgcttcttccatgatccagtggatgttggcaatttgatttctggttcctgtgccttttctaaaaccagcttgaacatcaggaagttcactgttcacgtattgctgaagcctggcttggagaattttgagcattactttactagcatgtgagatgagtgcaatggtgcggtagtttgagcattctttggcattgcctttctttgggatgggaatgaaaactgaccttttccagtcctgtggccactcctgagttttccaaatttgctggcatattgagtgcagcactttcacagcatcatctttcaggatttgaaatagctcaactggaattccatcacctccactagctttgttcatagtgatgctttctaaggcccacttgacttcacattccaggatgtctggctctaggtgagtgatcacaccatcgtgattatcttggtcttgaggatcttttttgtacagttcttctgtgtattcttgccacctcttcttaatatcttctgcttctgttaggtccataccatttctgtcctttatcgagcccatctttgcatgaagtattcccttggtatctctaattttcttgaagagatctctagtctttcccattctgttgttttcctctatttctttgcatggatcactgaggagggctttcttatctcttcttgctcttctttggaactctgcattcagatgcttatatctttccttttctcctttgctttttgcttctcttcttttcacagccatttgtaaggcctccccagacagccattttgcttttttgcattctttttccatgaggatggtcttgctcattgtctcctgtacaatgtcatgaacctccatccataattcatcaggcactctgtctatcagatctagtcccttaaatctatttctcacttctactgtataatcataagggatttgatttaggtcatacctgaatggtctagattACCCCTTAGGTTAttgtaaaagaaaatcaaattccTATCAAACCTGTTTCTGGTGGGCTCTAGATACACTTTTGTTCGATGGGGAGCAAGATTAAACAAAGCTTTTGATTTAGAGGAAATTAATTGCATGAACACAAAGAGGAACTATGGCTGGAATGGTGTGGGTAGAATGAGGAATAAATATCTAGAAGCTGGGACGCTGCTTTAGAAAGCATTTATCAGTCTGGAAAAGGATAATCTGATGAACtggaaagagcactggaatggaaGATGACCTGTGCCTTTAGCCTCTTCCATGTTCAAAGAATTAGTCACAGTTCTGTGTTGACTCATTGAAATATTTGTCTTTACTTTGGGTCTTAAATCTTTGTAAGTTGATATTTATGGATCAGTTACCACTTAAGCACAATATGATGTTTCAGTTCTCATCATCCAGTATGAAAGTCATGTGTTTGCAGAATTACTTATG
It contains:
- the LOC108635542 gene encoding gamma-crystallin D: MGKITFYEDRGFQGRHYECSSDHSNLQPYLGRCNSVRVDSGCWMIYEQPNYLGPQYFLRRGDYPDYQQWMGLSDSVRSCRLIPHAGSHRLRLYEREDYRGQMIEITEDCSSLQDRFHFNEIHSLNVLEGSWILYELPNYRGRQYLLRPGEYRRHHDWGAVNAKVGSLRRVIDIY